From the genome of Paraburkholderia largidicola:
GGCAGGCCCGCGCCGATTGCTGCTGCCATCGGCTCTTCAATGAGGTAAACCTGCGATGCACCCGCGCCGTGTGCCGCTTCCTTGATGGCGCGGCGCTCGACCTGCGTCGAACCGCACGGCACGCAGATGATGATGCGCGGCGACGGCGAGAACATACGGGATTCGTGAGCCGTCTTGATGAACTGCTTGATCATCTGTTCGGTCACGGTGAAGTCGGCGATCACGCCGTCCTTCATCGGGCGGATCGCCTCGATGTTGCCCGGCACCTTGCCGAGCATCTGCTTTGCTTCTTTGCCGACTGCCTGAATGGTCTTCTTGCCATTCGGGCCGCCTTCCTGGCGAATAGAAACGACGGACGGCTCGTCGAGAACGATACCTTTGCCACGCATGTAGATGAGCGTGTTGGCCGTGCCGAGGTCAATGGCCAGATCGTTGGAGAAATAGCTGCGCAAAAAACCGAACATGCAAAATCCTGTCTCGCTGGGGGCCGGGCCTCGCATCGAAAGCGTAGGGCGGCAGCGGAAAAAAATTAGCAGCCTCATGTCCGGCCAAGTGCGCCGTAAGAAGCATGAAACTGCGAGGGAACGTACCGGAGGCTATAGCAAGGCAGCCGAGCTGTCGTTCAGCGATCTCTGAAAATGTCAGAAAGCCCTTGGTAAGACGGTCCGGGTTTGGGTCGAACGCGTAATGATACCTTATAATTTTGCTTGATTTAAAGGAAACGAATGGCACTTTTTGCCGTCGCCGGCCCCAATTTCGAGGGCCTGCTCCAATGACCTAACCCGCTGTCGCAGCATCGTTTTTTCATCGTTGCGGCAGACTGCCACTTTTCCGGTGACTGCATGGCCCTGACTCTGACCGATGTGAAACGCATCGCCCACCTCGCGCGGCTCGAATTGCCCGATGCCGACGCCGAGCACACGCTGACCCAGCTCAACGACTTCTTCGGCCTTGTCGAACAGATGCAGGCGGTGGATACAACGGGCATCGCGCCGCTCGCGCATCCCATCGAGCAGATCGAAGACGTGGCGCTGCGTCTGCGCAACGACGCCGTGACCGAAAACGTGAATCGCGACGACTACCAGCGTCCGGCGCCCGCCGTGCAGGACGGCCTGTATCTGGTGCCGAAGGTGATCGAGTAAGCGCCGCGTCGATGATTAAGCACAGGGTTGTGTGTCACGCGTGCGACTTGTCCGCGCGCAACACGGCCCGCTTTGTTCGGCACGGCCAGTCTGGCCCGGCCTGCCGGCGGGCGGCCGGATGCCTTCACGGCGGCGCATCGCGCCGTCGCGCTTTCCAGGAAAAACGCAATGCATGAGAAAAGCTTGACCGAACTGCGCGCCGCGCTCGACGCGAAGCAATGCTCCGCGGTCGAACTGGCGCAGACGTATCTGAAACGGATCGACGACCACAAGGCGCTGAACGCGTTCGTTCACGTCGATGCGCAACAGACGCTCGCGCAGGCGCAAGCCGCCGACGCGCTGATCGTCGCCGGCAACGCCGGTCCGCTGACGGGTCTGCCCATCGCGCATAAGGACGTGTTCGTCACGCGCAACTGGCGCTCCACGGCCGGCTCGAAAATGCTCGAAAACTATACGAGCCCGTTCGATGCAACGGTCGTCGAGCGTATCGCGCGCGCGGGCATGGTGTGCGTCGGCAAGACCAATATGGACGAATTCGCGATGGGTTCGTCGAACGAGAACTCGTACTTCGGCCCGGTGCAGAATCCGTGGGATCGCAAGGCCGTGCCGGGCGGTTCGTCGGGTGGTTCGGCGGCGGCTGTCGCCGCGCGCCTCGCGCCCGCCGCGACTGGCACCGACACGGGCGGCTCGATCCGCCAGCCGGCGTCGTTCTCGGGCATCACGGGCATCAAGCCGACGTACGGCCGCGTGTCGCGCTACGGCATGATCGCGTTCGCGTCGTCCCTCGATCAGGGCGGTCCGATGGCGCAGACGGCCGCCGACTGCGCGCTGCTGCTCAACGCAATGGGTGGCTTCGACGAGCGCGACTCGACGAGCCTCACGCACGATCACGAAAACTACACGCGCTATCTCGGCCAGACATGGTCGGGCGCAGGCAACGCCGCTGACAAGCCGCTCGCGGGCCTGCGTATCGGCCTGCCGAAGGAATACTTCGGCGCGGGCCTCGCCGACGACGTGCGCGCATCGATCGATGCCGCGTTGAAGCAATACGAAGCGCTCGGCGCGACGCTCGTCGAAGTGTCGCTGCCGAAAACAGAACTGTCGATTCCCGTCTACTACGTGATCGCGCCGGCGGAAGCGTCGTCGAACCTGTCGCGTTTCGATGGCGTGCGTTACGGCCATCGCGCGGCCGAGTATCGCGATCTGCTCGACATGTACAAGAAGTCGCGTGCCGAAGGCTTCGGCCCTGAAGTGAAGCGCCGCATTCTGGTGGGCACGTATGTGCTGTCGCACGGCTACTACGATGCGTACTACCTGCAGGCGCAGAAGATCCGCCGCATCATCGCGCAGGATTTCCAGGAAGCGTTCAAGCAGTGCGACGTGATCATGGGCCCGGTGGCGCCGTCTGTCGCGTGGGATATCGGCGCGAAGGGCGACGATCCCGTGCAGATGTATCTCGCGGACATCTACACGCTGTCGGTGAGCCTCGCCGGTTTGCCGGGCATGAGCGTGCCGTGCGGCTTCGGCGCGGGCGCGAATGCGCAGCGCCCGGTCGGCTTGCAGATCATCGGCAACTATTTCAACGAAGCACGCATGCTGCAAGTGGCGGACGCGTTCCAGCGCGTCACGGACTGGCATCGCAAGGCGCCGGCGGGAGTTTAAGCATGGCAACACAATGGGAAGTCGTTATCGGTCTCGAGACCCACGCGCAGTTGTCGACGGTCTCGAAGATTTTCTCGGGCGCGGCCACGCAGTTCGGCGCCGCGCCGAACACGCAGGCCTGCCCCGTCGATCTGGCGTTGCCGGGCGTGCTGCCCGTGATGAACCGCGGCGCTGTCGAGCGCGCGATCCAGTTCGGTCTGGCAATCGACGCGACGATCGCGCCGCGCAGCATCTTCGCGCGCAAGAATTACTTCTACCCTGATCTGCCGAAGGGCTATCAGATCAGCCAGTACGAAATCCCTGTCGTGCAGGGTGGCCAGATCACCATTCAGGTTCCGGCCAACGAAAAGGCTGGCAAGGAAGCGTACGAAAAGACGGTGAACCTGACGCGCGCCCACCTCGAAGAGGATGCGGGCAAGTCGCTCCACGAAGACTTCGCGGGCATGACGGGCATCGACCTGAATCGCGCGGGCACGCCGCTGCTCGAGATCGTCACCGAGCCGGAAATGCGCAGTGCGGCCGAAGCAGTCGCCTATGCGAAGGCGTTGCATGGTCTCGTCGTGTGGCTCGGCATTTGCGACGGCAACATGCAGGAAGGCTCGTTCCGCTGCGATGCGAACGTGTCGGTGCGGCCGGTCGGTCAGAAGGAATTCGGCACGCGCGCCGAGATCAAGAACCTGAACTCGTTCCGCTTCCTCGAAGAAGCGATCCAGTACGAAGTGCGTCGCCAGATCGAACTGATCGAAGACGGCGGCACGGTGGTGCAGGAAACGCGTCTGTACGATCCGGACAAGCGCGAAACGCGTTCGATGCGCAGCAAGGAAGACGCGCACGATTACCGCTATTTCCCCGATCCCGATCTGATGCCGCTCGTGATCGATTCCTCGTGGGTCGAGCGTGTGCGAGGCGAACTGCCGGAACTGCCGGCGGCGATGCAGCAGCGCTTCGTCGAGCAATACGGTCTGACGCCGTACGATGCAGGCGTCGTCACGTCGAGCAAGGCGATGGCCGCATACTACGAAGCCGTCGTCGCGAAGGTCGGCGCAGCGCAAGCGAAGGTCGCGGCGAACTGGCTGATGGGCGAAGTGTCGTCGCAACTGAACCGCGAAGACCTCGACATCGCGAACAGCCCGGTGTCTGCCGCGCAGCTCGCGCTCGTACTGCAACGCATCGCTGACGGCACGATCTCGAACAAGATCGCGAAGGAAATTTTCCTCGCGATCTGGGAAGAGAAGGCCACGGACGAAGCCGCCGCCGACCGCATCATCGAAGCGAAGGGCCTGAAGCAGATTTCGGATACGGGCGCGCTCGAAGCGATCATCGACGAAGTGCTCGCCGCGAACCAGAAGTCGGTCGAGGAATTCCGCGCGGGCAAGGAAAAGGCGTTCAACGCGCTGATCGGCCAGGCGATGAAGGCGACCAAGGGCAAGGCGAATCCGCAGCAGGTCAACGAGCTGTTGAAGAAGAAGCTGGGCTGAGTGTCGTAGTGGGACCGGCCTTCGCGTGCGGCATGTCGCATGCAAAGGCCAGGACGGGCTGTTGTCGCATCGAAAGTCGCGCAACGGCCCGTTTGCTTTTCCATTCGACGTGACAGCCCGCCGCACAGGAGGAACAACGATGGCAAAGAAGAACGGTCTCGACGAATATCGCGTGCCTCTTTTCGACGAAGGCAGCAAGTCCAAGTTTTCCCTCGCTGATGTCGATCCGTCCTTGAAGCCGTTTTCGACGGGTTCGAAAGATACCGACCGCGAACGGCTCGCCGAGATCGGCGCGGCGCTCGATGCACAGCAGGAACGCCTGCACGCGCAGCGCGTGCAGCGTGTTTTGCTCGTGCTGCAA
Proteins encoded in this window:
- the gatC gene encoding Asp-tRNA(Asn)/Glu-tRNA(Gln) amidotransferase subunit GatC, with the translated sequence MALTLTDVKRIAHLARLELPDADAEHTLTQLNDFFGLVEQMQAVDTTGIAPLAHPIEQIEDVALRLRNDAVTENVNRDDYQRPAPAVQDGLYLVPKVIE
- the gatA gene encoding Asp-tRNA(Asn)/Glu-tRNA(Gln) amidotransferase subunit GatA, translated to MHEKSLTELRAALDAKQCSAVELAQTYLKRIDDHKALNAFVHVDAQQTLAQAQAADALIVAGNAGPLTGLPIAHKDVFVTRNWRSTAGSKMLENYTSPFDATVVERIARAGMVCVGKTNMDEFAMGSSNENSYFGPVQNPWDRKAVPGGSSGGSAAAVAARLAPAATGTDTGGSIRQPASFSGITGIKPTYGRVSRYGMIAFASSLDQGGPMAQTAADCALLLNAMGGFDERDSTSLTHDHENYTRYLGQTWSGAGNAADKPLAGLRIGLPKEYFGAGLADDVRASIDAALKQYEALGATLVEVSLPKTELSIPVYYVIAPAEASSNLSRFDGVRYGHRAAEYRDLLDMYKKSRAEGFGPEVKRRILVGTYVLSHGYYDAYYLQAQKIRRIIAQDFQEAFKQCDVIMGPVAPSVAWDIGAKGDDPVQMYLADIYTLSVSLAGLPGMSVPCGFGAGANAQRPVGLQIIGNYFNEARMLQVADAFQRVTDWHRKAPAGV
- the gatB gene encoding Asp-tRNA(Asn)/Glu-tRNA(Gln) amidotransferase subunit GatB, encoding MATQWEVVIGLETHAQLSTVSKIFSGAATQFGAAPNTQACPVDLALPGVLPVMNRGAVERAIQFGLAIDATIAPRSIFARKNYFYPDLPKGYQISQYEIPVVQGGQITIQVPANEKAGKEAYEKTVNLTRAHLEEDAGKSLHEDFAGMTGIDLNRAGTPLLEIVTEPEMRSAAEAVAYAKALHGLVVWLGICDGNMQEGSFRCDANVSVRPVGQKEFGTRAEIKNLNSFRFLEEAIQYEVRRQIELIEDGGTVVQETRLYDPDKRETRSMRSKEDAHDYRYFPDPDLMPLVIDSSWVERVRGELPELPAAMQQRFVEQYGLTPYDAGVVTSSKAMAAYYEAVVAKVGAAQAKVAANWLMGEVSSQLNREDLDIANSPVSAAQLALVLQRIADGTISNKIAKEIFLAIWEEKATDEAAADRIIEAKGLKQISDTGALEAIIDEVLAANQKSVEEFRAGKEKAFNALIGQAMKATKGKANPQQVNELLKKKLG